In Phormidium yuhuli AB48, one genomic interval encodes:
- a CDS encoding Uma2 family endonuclease: MSASLSNPAQTLPETIATDEIIFPPSDIPSDEPPLESSLHLQQILLLISCLNWLWQDRQDYFCAGNLTIYYSPRQLKSEYFRGPDFFVVRGTTNQPRKSWVVWEEEGKYPNLIIELLSDSTAKTDRELKKEIYQDTFRTPDYFWFDPHSLEFQGFHLVDGTYHPLEANHKGWLWSQQLELYLGIHEERLRFFSPEETLIPTPEEAAQSEFKRAETERQRAEMERQRAEMEQQKNAKLIAKLRELGVDPNTL, from the coding sequence ATGTCTGCTTCCCTCTCTAATCCTGCGCAGACGCTCCCAGAAACCATCGCCACGGATGAGATTATCTTTCCCCCTAGTGACATCCCCAGTGACGAACCTCCCTTGGAAAGTTCCCTACATCTTCAGCAAATTCTGTTGCTAATCTCCTGTCTTAACTGGCTTTGGCAAGACCGTCAGGACTACTTCTGCGCCGGAAATTTGACGATTTACTATAGTCCCCGTCAACTCAAATCGGAGTATTTCCGGGGACCTGATTTCTTTGTGGTGCGCGGAACCACGAACCAACCTCGCAAAAGTTGGGTCGTTTGGGAAGAAGAGGGGAAATATCCCAATCTCATTATTGAACTTCTCTCAGACAGTACCGCAAAAACTGACCGAGAACTCAAAAAAGAGATTTATCAAGATACCTTTAGAACCCCTGATTATTTCTGGTTTGACCCCCATAGTTTAGAGTTTCAGGGGTTCCATTTAGTCGATGGAACCTATCATCCTTTAGAGGCAAATCATAAAGGGTGGCTATGGAGTCAGCAGTTGGAACTCTATCTGGGGATTCATGAGGAGCGCTTGCGTTTCTTTAGTCCTGAAGAAACCCTAATTCCTACGCCTGAAGAAGCGGCACAATCGGAGTTTAAACGGGCGGAAACGGAACGGCAACGGGCGGAAATGGAACGGCAACGGGCGGAAATGGAACAGCAAAAAAATGCTAAACTTATTGCCAAATTGCGAGAACTTGGGGTTGATCCAAATACGCTTTAA
- the speE gene encoding polyamine aminopropyltransferase — protein MAGSDVKADLWITEYITPWDIYIHGVTKLLAFQHTQYQEMHIVETGAYGKALVLDGKWQSCTGDEFLYHEPLVHPACLAHGNPRKVLILGGGEGATLREVLRWTTVEQVVMVDIDGDVVAACRQHLPEMHQNSFDDPRAELVIGDALQYLDETDVQWDVVISDLSDPIEEGPSFQLFTKEYFQQIRDVLSPQGQFVVQAGPVAPEELQLHARIVNTLKDVFPQVQSYHSHVPTYASPWGFALASQERFKASPEEIDRCLADKTTGGLRMFDGITWLGLSCLPLHLRQAIEEETEVYTKAHPPKFFGKGVAQGPA, from the coding sequence ATGGCAGGTAGTGACGTTAAAGCTGACCTCTGGATTACTGAGTACATTACCCCCTGGGATATCTACATCCATGGGGTGACGAAACTCTTAGCATTCCAACACACCCAATATCAGGAGATGCACATCGTCGAAACTGGGGCCTATGGAAAAGCCCTGGTTCTCGATGGAAAATGGCAATCCTGTACGGGGGACGAATTTCTCTATCATGAACCCCTGGTTCACCCGGCTTGTTTGGCCCACGGGAATCCCCGTAAGGTGCTGATTCTTGGCGGCGGGGAGGGGGCTACCCTGCGGGAAGTGTTGCGCTGGACGACGGTGGAACAGGTGGTGATGGTGGATATTGATGGGGATGTGGTGGCGGCCTGTCGACAACATCTGCCGGAAATGCACCAAAATTCCTTTGATGACCCCCGTGCTGAATTGGTAATTGGGGATGCGCTGCAATATCTCGATGAGACGGATGTGCAGTGGGATGTGGTGATTTCTGATCTCTCCGATCCCATTGAGGAAGGCCCCTCGTTCCAATTGTTTACGAAGGAGTATTTTCAACAGATTCGTGATGTTCTCTCTCCCCAGGGCCAGTTTGTGGTTCAGGCGGGACCCGTTGCACCGGAAGAGCTACAGCTTCATGCGCGAATTGTCAATACCCTGAAGGATGTGTTTCCTCAGGTGCAATCCTACCACTCCCATGTTCCCACCTATGCCTCTCCCTGGGGCTTTGCTTTGGCGTCTCAGGAGCGGTTTAAGGCCTCGCCGGAGGAGATTGACCGTTGTTTGGCGGACAAAACGACTGGGGGCTTGCGGATGTTTGATGGGATCACTTGGCTGGGGTTGAGTTGCTTACCCCTACATCTGCGTCAGGCGATTGAGGAGGAGACGGAAGTCTATACGAAGGCCCACCCGCCTAAGTTCTTTGGTAAAGGGGTGGCTCAGGGCCCAGCTTAG
- a CDS encoding histidine kinase — MSPTYADAARDDMVASPNFNTYPNAVLQLLLFVDRRSSSQEELKRIRSYLDSVKSDGNFALEVIDVSQQPYLAEHFKLIATPTLIKVHPEPRHSLTGSNLVCQLENCWGKWQQSAHEYSDRCPTTIHEGQGSVNSCLPSIATSSEIIQLSDEIFRLNREKEELQEQLRFKDRLISMLAHDLRNPLTSTSIALETLETLNHPDNADKLEANPNLPERLLQHARTQTRQIEQMIFDVLESARSQDGYLTIVPQKINLAELCQDALERQWENFETRGLTVQTDLPQDLPDAHADASRVRQVLMNLLDNAAKYTPEGGTISLSVLHRTAQKIQVSIGDTGPGIPFDKQQRIFDDRVRLERDEQTDGYGLGLSLCMRVVRSHYGQIWVDSQPGQGSTFHFTLPVYRA; from the coding sequence ATGTCACCAACCTATGCTGATGCAGCAAGAGATGACATGGTAGCATCTCCTAACTTCAACACCTATCCCAACGCAGTCTTACAACTGCTCCTGTTTGTCGATCGCCGTTCCAGTTCCCAGGAAGAACTCAAGCGCATTCGCAGCTACCTCGACAGCGTAAAATCCGATGGCAATTTTGCCTTGGAGGTGATTGACGTCAGCCAACAGCCCTATCTAGCCGAGCATTTCAAACTCATTGCCACCCCAACCCTAATCAAAGTTCACCCCGAACCCCGTCACAGTCTCACCGGCAGTAACCTAGTCTGTCAACTTGAGAATTGTTGGGGAAAATGGCAACAGTCCGCTCATGAGTATAGCGATCGCTGTCCCACAACCATTCATGAGGGCCAGGGTTCCGTCAACTCCTGCTTACCCTCCATCGCCACCTCCTCAGAAATCATCCAACTCTCCGACGAAATTTTCCGCCTCAACCGGGAGAAAGAAGAACTACAAGAACAACTACGGTTCAAAGATCGCCTCATCTCCATGTTGGCCCATGACCTCCGTAACCCCCTCACCTCCACCTCCATCGCCCTAGAAACCCTAGAAACCCTCAACCATCCCGACAACGCCGACAAACTCGAAGCCAACCCCAACCTACCCGAGCGTCTGCTACAACACGCCCGCACCCAAACCCGGCAAATCGAGCAAATGATTTTCGACGTTCTCGAAAGCGCCCGCAGTCAAGATGGCTATCTGACGATTGTGCCGCAAAAGATTAACCTGGCCGAACTCTGCCAAGATGCCCTAGAACGGCAATGGGAGAACTTCGAGACACGAGGCTTAACCGTACAGACTGACTTACCCCAAGACTTACCCGACGCCCACGCCGACGCCAGTCGGGTGCGACAAGTCTTAATGAACCTCCTCGACAACGCCGCCAAATACACCCCAGAAGGAGGAACCATCTCCCTCTCCGTCCTCCACCGCACCGCCCAGAAAATCCAAGTCAGCATCGGCGACACCGGCCCCGGCATCCCCTTTGACAAACAGCAGCGGATTTTCGACGATCGCGTGCGCCTCGAACGGGACGAACAAACCGACGGCTATGGCCTGGGGTTGTCTCTCTGTATGCGGGTAGTGCGATCGCACTACGGTCAAATCTGGGTTGACTCCCAACCCGGACAGGGCAGCACCTTTCACTTCACCCTGCCCGTCTATCGCGCCTAA
- a CDS encoding DUF2079 domain-containing protein, protein MLHKRAMGVTSLKNPWFRVAIAAAMVFFLVSLTITLHRYYTFYASYDQGIFNQVFWNNSQGRFFQSSLSSALSTNVVHQGEFPTVFYQRLGQHFTPALLFWLPIYSLFPSPVTLTVLQVTLVTAAGLVLYVLARQYLESPIAAFITLSFYCANAVLGPTWANFHDICQIPLFTFTLLLAMEKRWWGLFWAVAIAILLVREDAGIGLFGVGAYMVLSRRFPGRGAVVCLLGFGYIVGLTNLVMPLFSEDISERFMMERFGQYAEGESATTLEILWGMLSQPFRLIEQIFTPFGRTIGYVLGQWLPFAFVPAASGGAWAIAGFPLFKLFVAQGQSVLAINIRYAMTVVPGLCYGAILWWSVRPQVFKTPNIRRFWIFCLTLSVMVTIGGNPNRSLSFLIPDSIDPWVHVPLTRQWRHAGAIYPLLAQVPDEASVAATTYIIPHLSSRREILRFPQMELLTDAGRVERMEYILLDLWRLQTYQVAFRHDRARLAVMVPKLQRLTESGEYGILDWRDGVILLGKGQASEPAAEAAWEDWRSQYESENMALYQALD, encoded by the coding sequence ATGTTACACAAACGCGCAATGGGAGTCACGTCACTCAAAAATCCTTGGTTTCGGGTCGCGATCGCAGCGGCGATGGTGTTTTTCCTGGTGAGTCTCACCATTACACTGCATCGCTATTACACATTCTACGCCTCCTATGACCAGGGGATTTTCAATCAAGTGTTCTGGAATAACAGTCAGGGACGGTTTTTCCAGAGTTCCCTCTCCTCGGCGTTATCGACGAATGTGGTCCACCAGGGAGAGTTCCCGACGGTGTTCTACCAACGCCTGGGACAACATTTTACGCCGGCGCTCCTATTTTGGCTTCCCATTTACAGTCTTTTTCCCTCCCCGGTGACGTTGACGGTGTTACAGGTGACGCTGGTTACGGCGGCGGGATTGGTTCTCTATGTTTTAGCACGACAATATCTGGAATCTCCCATTGCGGCGTTTATTACCCTGAGTTTCTACTGCGCCAATGCGGTATTGGGCCCAACTTGGGCTAATTTCCATGATATCTGTCAGATTCCCCTGTTTACCTTCACTCTGCTGTTGGCGATGGAGAAACGCTGGTGGGGGCTGTTTTGGGCCGTGGCGATCGCCATTTTGCTGGTTCGTGAGGATGCGGGAATTGGCCTGTTTGGGGTGGGGGCCTATATGGTTCTCAGTCGTCGCTTCCCCGGCCGAGGAGCGGTGGTGTGTTTATTGGGGTTTGGCTATATCGTGGGGTTGACAAATTTGGTGATGCCCTTATTTTCTGAGGATATTTCCGAACGCTTTATGATGGAACGCTTCGGACAATATGCTGAGGGAGAGAGTGCTACGACTTTAGAGATTCTCTGGGGAATGCTGAGTCAGCCGTTTCGTTTGATTGAGCAGATCTTTACCCCTTTTGGCCGTACCATCGGTTATGTATTAGGGCAGTGGCTTCCCTTTGCCTTTGTGCCAGCCGCGTCCGGTGGGGCTTGGGCGATCGCCGGTTTTCCCCTGTTTAAGCTGTTTGTGGCTCAGGGACAGTCGGTGTTAGCCATCAATATCCGCTATGCGATGACGGTGGTTCCGGGACTCTGTTATGGAGCCATTCTCTGGTGGTCCGTGCGTCCTCAGGTCTTCAAAACCCCCAATATCCGCCGCTTTTGGATTTTCTGTCTGACGCTTTCGGTGATGGTGACCATTGGCGGAAACCCCAACCGCAGTTTATCCTTTCTGATTCCCGATTCCATTGACCCCTGGGTTCATGTTCCCCTCACTCGCCAATGGCGTCACGCTGGGGCCATCTATCCCTTGCTGGCCCAGGTTCCCGATGAGGCCAGTGTGGCGGCGACGACTTATATTATTCCCCATTTGTCCAGTCGTCGGGAGATTTTGCGCTTTCCCCAGATGGAGTTGTTGACGGATGCGGGGAGAGTGGAACGGATGGAGTATATTTTGCTGGATTTGTGGCGGTTACAAACCTATCAGGTGGCGTTCCGACACGATCGCGCTCGTTTGGCGGTGATGGTTCCCAAGTTGCAACGTCTGACGGAGAGTGGGGAGTATGGGATTTTGGATTGGCGCGATGGGGTGATTCTGCTGGGGAAAGGACAAGCCAGTGAACCGGCGGCTGAGGCGGCTTGGGAGGATTGGCGATCGCAGTATGAGTCGGAGAATATGGCGTTGTATCAGGCTCTGGATTAG
- a CDS encoding type II toxin-antitoxin system HicB family antitoxin: MTSPLLPELLTEGDTAEEALANVQDALIAVVEIYEDLGRTLPQN; encoded by the coding sequence GTGACCTCCCCACTCTTACCAGAACTTTTGACCGAAGGCGACACCGCCGAAGAAGCCCTAGCCAACGTTCAGGATGCTTTGATCGCCGTAGTGGAGATTTATGAAGATTTGGGTCGAACGTTACCCCAAAATTGA
- a CDS encoding WD40 repeat domain-containing protein gives MNQRIKDIEETLDLLYKKLSALERELVVAASPTIKFELQHRIDNEIKPEIARYEAESQELLSFVSTAPQTQRLSSQKQNKTLREHSELVKSVAISPIGQIVASGGADKTVNLWDLNTGNLLHTLTGHSSPILSVKFSPDGMTLATASNLEAGSSNIKIWDVKTGELKKNIGGNLINLRSSCLAFSPDGELLASGNLDATIKLWKVRTGKLETTLKGHGWDVNSVDFSQDGRYLVSGGLDGAIKVWDWRNARLLKTFNRPSPEDFVGSLVSWFDSSVGAIYSVSINPDGTIVASGGAEQPIMFWDVSTGKITKTFTEHTGSVFSVSFSPNGQLLASGGDDNTIRIWNVATGEVQQTFNHLGPVYSVAFSPDGKTLVSGSRDTTVKIWQIED, from the coding sequence ATGAATCAGCGTATAAAAGATATAGAAGAAACGCTGGACTTACTGTATAAAAAACTATCTGCCCTTGAGCGAGAACTTGTGGTAGCTGCAAGTCCTACCATAAAATTTGAACTTCAACACCGTATTGATAATGAAATTAAACCCGAAATTGCACGTTATGAAGCTGAGTCCCAGGAGTTATTGAGTTTCGTATCTACTGCCCCCCAAACTCAACGGTTAAGTTCCCAGAAACAGAATAAAACTCTGCGGGAGCATTCAGAGTTAGTCAAATCTGTTGCCATTAGCCCCATCGGTCAAATTGTAGCCAGTGGCGGTGCTGACAAAACTGTCAATCTCTGGGACCTAAACACTGGCAATCTTCTCCACACCCTAACGGGTCATTCCAGCCCGATTCTCTCAGTAAAATTTAGCCCTGATGGCATGACCCTGGCGACTGCAAGCAATTTAGAAGCGGGTAGCAGTAACATCAAAATTTGGGATGTTAAAACTGGAGAGCTTAAAAAAAATATTGGAGGAAATCTAATCAATTTAAGGTCTAGCTGTCTTGCTTTCAGTCCTGATGGAGAACTATTAGCCAGTGGGAACCTCGATGCAACAATTAAACTCTGGAAAGTGAGAACCGGAAAACTTGAGACAACCCTTAAAGGTCATGGTTGGGATGTCAACTCAGTTGATTTTAGTCAGGATGGTCGCTATCTCGTCAGCGGTGGACTTGACGGCGCGATTAAAGTTTGGGATTGGCGTAATGCTCGCTTACTGAAGACATTTAATCGCCCCTCTCCTGAAGATTTCGTCGGTTCTCTAGTTTCCTGGTTTGACTCGTCAGTTGGGGCAATTTATTCCGTTTCCATCAACCCAGATGGAACAATTGTTGCCAGCGGTGGGGCTGAACAACCTATTATGTTCTGGGACGTCTCGACCGGAAAAATAACTAAAACTTTCACAGAACATACCGGATCTGTTTTCTCGGTTTCCTTTAGCCCAAATGGTCAACTGCTTGCAAGTGGCGGTGATGACAATACTATCAGAATTTGGAATGTTGCAACTGGAGAAGTGCAACAAACATTCAATCATCTAGGTCCGGTTTATTCTGTCGCGTTTAGTCCAGATGGGAAGACTCTTGTAAGCGGAAGTAGAGATACAACGGTAAAAATCTGGCAAATCGAGGATTAG
- a CDS encoding VMAP-C domain-containing protein — protein MVGTFPNLQDSSKFRVVPELCYSEATPSKPRREFLAEKDCSVSIEDFPTFFDEIVAFAEQKIHRRYDPRSWELRVSLSLPATVLGSPLTQWCGESLPRQHPIVIGCSDRVNPDHPRRFYLYNRLKHGWARFFKPQKPLKELNWLITGESARDDWETYEAVQCWGGWLRCRQAAVERWYTLIESGIPLAIWLDGDCPQPQAIAQTFARLTDCCHEEFLDRVRSERRGSDSIPFGVFYENPNYLPTVAETSEEQFFRWG, from the coding sequence ATTGTTGGCACGTTTCCAAACTTACAAGATTCCTCAAAATTTCGAGTTGTCCCAGAACTCTGTTACAGTGAAGCGACGCCCTCAAAACCAAGGCGAGAATTCTTAGCTGAGAAGGACTGTTCAGTCTCGATTGAAGATTTCCCCACATTTTTCGATGAAATTGTTGCCTTTGCTGAACAAAAGATTCATCGCCGCTATGACCCTCGGTCTTGGGAGCTTCGGGTGAGTTTATCGTTACCTGCCACTGTGTTGGGATCTCCATTAACCCAATGGTGTGGTGAGTCACTCCCGAGGCAACATCCTATTGTCATTGGCTGTTCAGATCGGGTGAATCCCGACCATCCCAGACGATTCTACCTGTATAATCGACTCAAGCATGGCTGGGCGCGTTTCTTCAAGCCCCAGAAACCCTTGAAGGAACTCAATTGGCTGATTACGGGTGAATCGGCCCGGGATGACTGGGAAACCTATGAGGCTGTGCAATGTTGGGGAGGATGGCTCAGATGCCGTCAAGCTGCTGTCGAGCGATGGTATACACTCATTGAATCGGGAATTCCTCTGGCAATCTGGCTTGATGGCGACTGTCCCCAACCTCAGGCGATCGCCCAAACCTTTGCCAGACTCACGGATTGCTGTCATGAAGAATTTTTGGACCGAGTTCGCAGCGAACGTCGTGGTTCCGACTCTATCCCGTTTGGCGTTTTTTACGAAAACCCAAACTATCTCCCCACCGTGGCGGAAACCTCTGAGGAACAGTTTTTCCGTTGGGGTTAG
- a CDS encoding AAA family ATPase yields MTDTDMTDQQWKRFLGNGRSRPLTELPDPPAWRRFMPDQEFQANYQNKSEDRWRKIQDLADTDSRGKERGESFRIEEKDADIFNAVNAALYLRRPLLVTGKPGSGKTSLAYAIAYELKLGSVLSWSINARSLLDDALYQYDAIARLQDAQLKREKPIGSYIRLGPVGTAFLPSALPRVLLIDEIDKCDINLPNDLLELFEEGRYDIPELVRRQDELQESVDVATADRDVPASISQGRVFCYQFPLVVMTSNGERDFPPAFLRRCLRLRMPDPTQNKGALERIVEAHLKRGQDAQRWQRLEAEIGEIVDNFIAKGGQETADIATDQLLNAVYLLTRDVKPDVDERDGLKELLLKGLSEED; encoded by the coding sequence ATGACCGACACAGACATGACCGATCAACAATGGAAACGCTTTTTAGGTAATGGTCGCTCTCGTCCCTTGACTGAGTTACCAGACCCCCCAGCCTGGCGACGGTTTATGCCTGATCAAGAGTTCCAAGCGAACTATCAAAACAAGAGTGAAGATCGCTGGCGGAAAATTCAGGACTTGGCGGACACCGACAGCCGAGGGAAGGAACGGGGGGAAAGTTTCCGTATTGAGGAGAAGGATGCCGATATTTTTAATGCCGTCAATGCGGCCCTCTATCTTCGTCGGCCCCTGCTGGTGACCGGGAAGCCAGGTTCCGGTAAGACCTCCCTAGCTTATGCGATCGCCTATGAATTGAAACTGGGGTCCGTCTTGTCCTGGTCTATCAATGCTCGATCGCTCCTCGATGACGCCCTCTATCAATATGATGCGATCGCCCGTCTCCAAGACGCTCAACTCAAACGCGAAAAACCCATTGGCAGCTATATCCGTCTCGGTCCCGTGGGAACAGCCTTTCTCCCCTCGGCTTTACCTCGGGTGCTATTGATTGATGAAATTGATAAGTGCGATATCAACTTACCCAACGACCTTCTAGAACTGTTTGAAGAAGGTCGTTATGACATCCCGGAACTGGTCCGCCGTCAAGACGAACTCCAGGAATCCGTTGACGTCGCAACCGCAGATCGAGATGTGCCAGCATCCATTTCCCAAGGTCGGGTCTTTTGCTACCAATTTCCCCTCGTCGTTATGACCAGTAACGGGGAACGGGACTTTCCCCCAGCCTTTCTACGCCGCTGTTTACGCCTCAGAATGCCTGACCCGACCCAGAATAAGGGGGCATTAGAGCGGATTGTGGAAGCGCATCTGAAACGAGGACAGGATGCCCAGCGTTGGCAGCGACTAGAGGCAGAAATTGGCGAGATTGTGGATAACTTCATTGCCAAGGGGGGACAAGAAACGGCTGATATTGCGACTGATCAACTCCTCAATGCCGTGTATCTGCTCACGCGGGACGTCAAACCGGATGTTGATGAGCGAGATGGCCTCAAAGAGTTGTTATTAAAGGGACTTAGTGAGGAGGACTAG
- a CDS encoding formylglycine-generating enzyme family protein, with amino-acid sequence MISVLGQRLDLTGTEIAEAIWLAGQLSVEGDRHTVEVNSERVEESESDRNGWEDNLQEDSANDSREDPGSTTEIVPQPGESEEFPPFPEGHYKPIPIPDPAAIPETLQYARALRPLAHKIAVGKPEIVDERATVAQIADTGVWQPVLRAKLELWLDVVVVYDRSPSMCLWGRFAKDLRQLLSRYGQFRDLREWFFDYDASGGVTLRSRNGTVHNPRELLTGDRRRLILIISDCVAPAWHGGQIRDVVAVWADHCLTVLLQVFPERLWSRTALARATMVLFEAKQPGLASNELTPRPRLYWDRDRIDPKHCPPSQIYLPIITLDPEIFSDLAGVAVGAQRARIAGIAWDESDCQPLQHLPNSSPQRDPLEFFQLTASPTAQRLASLLAAAPVINLPIVRLIQRSMLPQSNPAHVAEVLMSRVFTRVSSVAPTLENADSLLYQVRSEPVRQQLLDQIDLLETVDVIEQVSAYVARRLGKSMEQFKALLRYPQQARSEEGAFLRAFARVTGTVLRSLGDEFAALAPRPEPQLIGATAGAMQLEELEKDVPDGFPPLQSLEYESAVIEIQDIFEFETATITRNNDDWVIQRRPGEAEGYVEPLNDELRLEMLAIPSGTFLMGAPEREPESQDSERPQHEVTVPAFLMGRYPVTQAQWRVVASYPAIGRELNPEPSRFKGDDLPVERVNWHDAVEFCQRLSQQTGTTYRLPSEAEWEYACRAGTQTPFYFGETLTPELANYDGNYTYNGGPKGVYRESTTPVGSFPANAWGLCDMHGNVWEWCQDDWHSNYKGAPEDGSAWVDDDSQNKRKVLRGGSWDVIPRLCRCAIRYDLTRVYFINNRGFRVVCVPVVAGRVPRAMDSS; translated from the coding sequence TTGATTTCAGTCTTAGGACAGAGACTCGACCTAACCGGAACTGAGATTGCTGAGGCGATTTGGTTGGCGGGTCAACTTTCTGTTGAGGGCGATCGCCATACGGTAGAGGTGAACAGTGAGCGGGTTGAGGAGTCTGAGTCAGACCGGAATGGATGGGAGGATAACCTGCAAGAGGATAGTGCAAATGACAGTAGAGAAGACCCAGGTTCCACCACCGAGATTGTCCCGCAGCCGGGAGAGTCAGAGGAGTTTCCCCCTTTCCCCGAAGGCCATTACAAACCCATTCCCATTCCTGATCCCGCCGCAATTCCCGAGACTCTACAATACGCGCGGGCCTTGCGTCCCTTAGCCCATAAGATTGCGGTGGGTAAGCCCGAGATTGTGGATGAACGAGCGACCGTTGCCCAGATTGCTGATACGGGAGTGTGGCAACCGGTTCTCAGGGCAAAATTAGAGTTATGGCTCGATGTTGTGGTGGTCTATGACCGCAGTCCTTCCATGTGTCTGTGGGGACGCTTTGCCAAAGATTTACGGCAGCTTCTCTCCCGCTATGGGCAATTTCGGGATTTACGAGAGTGGTTCTTTGACTATGACGCTTCAGGAGGAGTGACGTTGCGATCGCGCAATGGAACCGTCCATAATCCCCGTGAACTCTTGACGGGCGATCGCCGTCGTCTGATCCTTATTATTAGTGATTGTGTTGCGCCCGCCTGGCATGGGGGTCAAATTCGTGATGTAGTGGCCGTCTGGGCTGACCATTGCCTAACAGTTCTCTTGCAGGTATTTCCTGAGCGGTTGTGGTCTCGCACGGCCCTAGCTCGGGCAACCATGGTTTTGTTCGAGGCCAAACAGCCGGGACTGGCCAGTAATGAACTCACCCCCAGGCCGCGATTGTATTGGGATCGCGATCGTATCGATCCCAAACATTGCCCTCCGAGCCAAATTTATCTACCCATCATTACTCTCGACCCCGAAATTTTCTCGGATTTGGCTGGAGTTGCCGTGGGCGCTCAGCGGGCCCGGATAGCCGGAATTGCCTGGGATGAAAGCGATTGTCAACCGCTTCAACATTTACCGAACTCCTCGCCCCAACGAGACCCCCTGGAGTTTTTCCAGCTAACGGCATCTCCCACAGCGCAGAGGTTAGCAAGCTTATTGGCTGCTGCTCCGGTTATTAACCTACCCATCGTGCGTCTGATTCAGCGATCGATGTTGCCTCAGTCCAACCCCGCTCATGTGGCGGAAGTGTTGATGAGTCGGGTTTTTACGCGGGTCAGTTCAGTGGCCCCGACCCTTGAAAATGCTGACTCTTTGTTGTATCAGGTGCGGAGTGAACCAGTCCGGCAACAGTTGTTGGATCAGATAGATTTGTTGGAGACGGTGGATGTTATTGAACAGGTGTCTGCCTATGTTGCCCGGCGGTTGGGGAAATCGATGGAGCAATTTAAAGCTCTCTTGCGTTATCCCCAGCAAGCTAGGTCTGAAGAAGGGGCATTTCTTCGAGCATTTGCCAGAGTGACCGGGACGGTGTTGCGTAGCTTGGGGGATGAGTTTGCTGCCCTGGCACCCCGTCCTGAACCGCAACTGATAGGGGCAACAGCGGGGGCGATGCAGTTAGAGGAATTAGAGAAAGATGTCCCAGATGGGTTTCCTCCCCTGCAATCCCTGGAGTATGAAAGCGCTGTTATCGAGATTCAGGATATTTTCGAGTTTGAGACAGCGACGATAACCCGCAATAATGATGACTGGGTGATTCAGCGTCGCCCAGGTGAGGCTGAAGGCTATGTTGAACCCCTCAACGACGAACTGAGGTTGGAGATGCTGGCTATCCCATCAGGAACCTTCCTTATGGGAGCGCCGGAACGTGAACCTGAGAGTCAAGATAGTGAAAGACCCCAACATGAAGTGACCGTTCCCGCGTTTCTCATGGGGCGCTATCCCGTAACTCAAGCACAATGGCGTGTGGTGGCAAGCTACCCAGCTATTGGCCGAGAGCTTAATCCTGAACCCTCAAGGTTTAAAGGCGATGATTTACCTGTTGAGCGAGTGAATTGGCACGATGCTGTCGAGTTTTGTCAACGACTGTCCCAACAAACCGGAACCACCTATCGTCTCCCCAGTGAAGCCGAGTGGGAATATGCCTGCCGCGCCGGAACTCAAACGCCTTTCTATTTCGGTGAGACCTTGACCCCGGAGTTAGCCAATTACGATGGTAACTATACGTATAATGGCGGTCCCAAGGGAGTCTATCGTGAATCGACAACACCTGTGGGAAGCTTTCCGGCCAATGCTTGGGGGTTATGCGATATGCACGGCAATGTTTGGGAATGGTGTCAGGATGACTGGCATAGTAACTATAAGGGTGCGCCCGAGGATGGGAGTGCTTGGGTTGATGACGATTCTCAAAATAAGCGAAAAGTGCTGCGCGGCGGGTCCTGGGACGTCATTCCCAGGCTCTGTCGTTGCGCCATTCGCTACGACCTTACGCGCGTTTACTTCATCAACAACAGGGGTTTTCGGGTCGTGTGTGTGCCTGTGGTCGCGGGGCGTGTCCCCCGGGCGATGGACTCTTCTTAG